The proteins below are encoded in one region of Streptomyces roseirectus:
- a CDS encoding cytochrome P450, whose translation MWLVLDYRDVLEVLRDENQWRRDVRYWRARAHGELPHDWPLLAGYEVRQTMFMDGEEHQRARTVLHTALGPFQNARGPEGWELRSAVAKYADELVSLLAAESGQAGHADLGAQYTRPLLLMVTTKLFGCPVDLGDELVMDLWRMLDGGPDAGVATARALGAFTRLAAHRRARPGDDLTSYLLLADPELSDEQLGRELFMHAVYLNDITGNMVLNTLLEVLRGNATVRRSLSAGQLGETVNRAALANPPVANMCFRFAARDAQLGNYLIRAGDVVCASAAAAHQDLLALSASHMDGSTVSTRAHLGWGAGPHQCPTAARELGMLIVTTAVGKLFDHFSQVELTLPDDRLPWRAGPVVRGLRVLPVRYELAPGVAVRRAEPVREAGTEGKGLLAVLRRVMFGTKKES comes from the coding sequence GTGTGGCTGGTCCTCGACTACCGGGACGTCCTCGAAGTCCTGCGCGACGAGAACCAGTGGCGCCGCGACGTCCGCTACTGGCGTGCCCGCGCGCACGGCGAACTCCCGCACGACTGGCCCCTGCTGGCCGGGTACGAGGTCCGCCAGACGATGTTCATGGACGGCGAGGAGCACCAGCGCGCCCGGACCGTCCTGCACACCGCCCTCGGCCCCTTCCAGAACGCGCGCGGCCCCGAGGGCTGGGAACTGCGCTCGGCCGTCGCCAAGTACGCCGACGAACTGGTGTCGTTGCTCGCCGCCGAGTCCGGCCAGGCCGGACACGCGGACCTCGGCGCCCAGTACACCCGGCCACTGCTGCTCATGGTCACCACCAAGCTCTTCGGCTGCCCGGTCGACCTCGGCGACGAACTCGTCATGGACCTGTGGCGGATGCTCGACGGCGGCCCCGACGCGGGGGTCGCCACCGCGCGGGCCCTCGGCGCCTTCACCCGGCTCGCCGCGCACCGCCGGGCCCGGCCCGGGGACGACCTCACCTCCTATCTCCTGCTCGCCGACCCGGAGTTGAGCGACGAACAGCTCGGACGTGAGCTGTTCATGCACGCCGTCTACCTCAACGACATCACCGGCAACATGGTCCTCAACACGCTCCTCGAAGTGCTCCGGGGCAACGCGACCGTCCGACGCAGCCTGTCCGCCGGGCAGTTGGGCGAGACCGTGAACCGTGCCGCGCTCGCCAACCCGCCGGTCGCCAACATGTGCTTCCGGTTCGCGGCGCGCGACGCACAGCTCGGGAACTACCTGATCCGGGCCGGTGACGTGGTGTGCGCCTCGGCCGCCGCCGCGCACCAGGACCTGCTGGCGCTCAGCGCCTCGCACATGGACGGCTCGACCGTCTCGACCCGGGCGCACCTCGGGTGGGGCGCCGGTCCCCACCAATGCCCCACCGCCGCCCGCGAGTTGGGCATGCTGATCGTCACGACGGCGGTGGGCAAGCTCTTCGACCACTTCTCGCAGGTCGAACTCACCCTCCCGGACGACCGGTTGCCCTGGCGGGCGGGGCCGGTCGTGCGGGGGCTGCGGGTGCTGCCCGTGCGGTACGAGCTGGCGCCCGGGGTGGCAGTGCGGCGGGCGGAGCCGGTGCGGGAGGCGGGGACCGAGGGGAAGGGGCTGCTGGCGGTGTTGCGGAGGGTGATGTTCGGGACGAAGAAGGAGAGTTGA